One window of the Trifolium pratense cultivar HEN17-A07 linkage group LG2, ARS_RC_1.1, whole genome shotgun sequence genome contains the following:
- the LOC123908930 gene encoding wall-associated receptor kinase 2-like isoform X3, with the protein MHSSLIMNFHLIITNKQKPISLLLIIQLIHSFSTLTNSQSTLCRTSCGTIPIQYPFSIDDGCGSPYYRYILSCSDSQKLELRTPSGRYPIHNVSYSDPHIVVTDPFMWNCEDGENYRPTRPFSLDTSTRFKLSPQNQYLFFNCSEENVIVKPKPMFCQQFPEHCDSSCDSASYLCRHLPVCSFAMSGSSCCSYVPKAIESLRLMLMYCSSYASVYWRNVGAPQPYDQVPEYGIRVDFDIPVTTRCLRCQDQSKSGGGTCGFDTQTQNFMCLCKEGNFTTHCNDYDNARHNRNVHVIAVTGISAFGALGIGGGIWYLKKVRAKAPVTCGVQTNENRLF; encoded by the exons ATGCATTCATCTCTAATCATGAATTTCCATCTAATCATTACCAACAAACAAAAACCAATCTCATTACTACTAATAATTCAACTCATTCACTCATTCTCAACCCTCACAAATTCTCAATCCACACTTTGTAGAACTTCTTGTGGCACCATTCCAATCCAATATCCTTTTTCCATTGATGATGGTTGTGGAAGTCCATATTACAGATACATTCTTTCTTGTTCAGATTCACAAAAGCTTGAACTAAGAACACCTTCTGGTAGATACCCTATTCATAATGTTAGCTATTCTGATCCACACATTGTAGTAACTGATCCATTCATGTGGAACTGTGAAGATGGTGAAAATTATAGACCAACAAGACCATTTAGTTTAGACACAAGCACACGTTTTAAGCTTTCACCTCAAAATCAGTATCTTTTTTTCAATTGTAGTGAAGAAAATGTTATTGTTAAACCAAAGCCTATGTTTTGTCAACAATTTCCTGAACACTGTGATTCATCTTGTGACAGTGCTAGTTACCTTTGTAGACATTTGCCGGTGTGTTCTTTTGCTATGAGTGGTAGTTCTTGTTGTTCTTATGTTCCAAAAGCTATTGAATCTTTGAGGTTGATGCTTATGTATTGTAGTAGTTATGCTAGTGTTTATTGGAGAAATGTTGGTGCTCCTCAACCTTATGATCAAGTTCCTGAATATGGGATTAGAGTTGATTTTGATATTCCGGTGACGACGCGGTGTCTTCGATGTCAGGATCAATCTAAAAGTGGTGGTGGAACTTGTGGATTTGATACACAGACTCAGAATTTCATGTGTTTATGTAAGGAAGGAAATTTCACTACTCATTGTAATG ATTATGATAATGCAAGGCACAATAGGAATGTTCATGTAATTGCAG TTACTGGTATTTCAGCTTTTGGAGCACTTGGAATTGGAGGTGGTATTTGGTACTTAAAGAAAGTGAGAGCTAAAGCACCAGTAACATGTGGAGttcaaaccaatgaaaacaggCTTTTCTAA
- the LOC123908928 gene encoding putative pectate lyase 2, with amino-acid sequence MAISTSHYLSLSCFLLPIVLSLVNVYAKETPVLNKIDSCWRAKTNWASNRKALADCAIGFGKDSIGGKNGAIYIVTDPSDDPENPKQGTLRYGAIQKEPLWIIFKRDMVIALKNELIMNSYKTIDGRGVKVEIGNGPCITIQGVSHVIIHGIKIQDCKPSKPGLVRSTPDHVGQRQGADGDAINIFGSSNIWIDHCFLARCSDGLIDIIHASTAVTISNNYFTQHDKVMLLGHNDGYTADKVMKVTIVFNRFASGLTERIPRVRVGYAHVANNKYDGWKMYAIGGSSNPTILSEGNFFIAPNDKDAKQITKRLANGNSKSWNWKSSKDAFSNGAYFVSSGDGSSAPNYTPAQSFEAVPANMVPAITLNAGPLSCFVGKAC; translated from the exons aTGGCCATTTCAACTTCACATTATCTTTCACTTTCATGTTTCTTACTACCAATTGTTTTAAGCTTAGTTAATGTCTATGCAAAAGAGACACCGGTCCTCAACAAGATAGATTCTTGTTGGCGCGCGAAAACAAATTGGGCGTCAAACCGAAAAGCCTTAGCTGATTGTGCTATTGGTTTTGGCAAAGATTCAATTGGAGGTAAAAATGGTgcaatatatatagttacagATCCTTCCGATGACCCTGAAAATCCGAAACAAGGTACACTTCGTTATGGCGCAATCCAAAAGGAGCCGCTTTGGATAATTTTCAAAAGGGATATGGTTATTGCATTAAAGAATGAACTTATTATGAATAGTTACAAGACTATTGATGGTAGAGGAGTTAAAGTTGAGATTGGAAATGGACCTTGTATTACAATACAAGGTGTTAGTCATGTTATTATACATGGTATTAAGATTCAGGATTGTAAACCAAGTAAGCCTGGTCTTGTTAGAAGTACTCCTGATCATGTTGGTCAACGACAAGGCGCGGATGGTGATGctattaatatatttggttcGTCGAATATTTGGATTGATCATTGTTTTTTGGCTCGTTGCAGTGATGGACTAATTGATATTATTCATGCCTCAACTGCTGTTACCATTTCTAACAATTATTTTACTCAGCATGACAAA GTTATGTTGCTAGGACACAATGATGGTTACACAGCAGATAAAGTTATGAAAGTAACAATAGTCTTCAATCGGTTTGCTAGTGGACTAACCGAAAGGATTCCAAG GGTAAGAGTTGGTTATGCACACGTGGCCAACAACAAATATGATGGGTGGAAAATGTATGCTATAGGAGGAAGTTCTAACCCAACTATTTTAAGTGAAGGGAATTTTTTTATAGCACCAAATGACAAAGATGCAAAACAG ATTACAAAGAGGTTAGCAAATGGAAATTCGAAGAGTTGGAATTGGAAGTCTTCTAAGGATGCATTCTCAAATGGTGCTTATTTTGTATCATCTGGTGATGGAAGTAGTGCACCAAATTATACACCTGCACAATCTTTTGAAGCTGTTCCAGCTAATATGGTGCCTGCTATAACTCTCAATGCAGGTCCATTGAGTTGTTTTGTTGGGAAAGCATGTTAA
- the LOC123908930 gene encoding wall-associated receptor kinase 2-like isoform X2, with the protein MHSSLIMNFHLIITNKQKPISLLLIIQLIHSFSTLTNSQSTLCRTSCGTIPIQYPFSIDDGCGSPYYRYILSCSDSQKLELRTPSGRYPIHNVSYSDPHIVVTDPFMWNCEDGENYRPTRPFSLDTSTRFKLSPQNQYLFFNCSEENVIVKPKPMFCQQFPEHCDSSCDSASYLCRHLPVCSFAMSGSSCCSYVPKAIESLRLMLMYCSSYASVYWRNVGAPQPYDQVPEYGIRVDFDIPVTTRCLRCQDQSKSGGGTCGFDTQTQNFMCLCKEGNFTTHCNDYDNARHNRNVHVIAGTVTGISAFGALGIGGGIWYLKKVRAKAPVTCGVQTNENRLF; encoded by the exons ATGCATTCATCTCTAATCATGAATTTCCATCTAATCATTACCAACAAACAAAAACCAATCTCATTACTACTAATAATTCAACTCATTCACTCATTCTCAACCCTCACAAATTCTCAATCCACACTTTGTAGAACTTCTTGTGGCACCATTCCAATCCAATATCCTTTTTCCATTGATGATGGTTGTGGAAGTCCATATTACAGATACATTCTTTCTTGTTCAGATTCACAAAAGCTTGAACTAAGAACACCTTCTGGTAGATACCCTATTCATAATGTTAGCTATTCTGATCCACACATTGTAGTAACTGATCCATTCATGTGGAACTGTGAAGATGGTGAAAATTATAGACCAACAAGACCATTTAGTTTAGACACAAGCACACGTTTTAAGCTTTCACCTCAAAATCAGTATCTTTTTTTCAATTGTAGTGAAGAAAATGTTATTGTTAAACCAAAGCCTATGTTTTGTCAACAATTTCCTGAACACTGTGATTCATCTTGTGACAGTGCTAGTTACCTTTGTAGACATTTGCCGGTGTGTTCTTTTGCTATGAGTGGTAGTTCTTGTTGTTCTTATGTTCCAAAAGCTATTGAATCTTTGAGGTTGATGCTTATGTATTGTAGTAGTTATGCTAGTGTTTATTGGAGAAATGTTGGTGCTCCTCAACCTTATGATCAAGTTCCTGAATATGGGATTAGAGTTGATTTTGATATTCCGGTGACGACGCGGTGTCTTCGATGTCAGGATCAATCTAAAAGTGGTGGTGGAACTTGTGGATTTGATACACAGACTCAGAATTTCATGTGTTTATGTAAGGAAGGAAATTTCACTACTCATTGTAATG ATTATGATAATGCAAGGCACAATAGGAATGTTCATGTAATTGCAG GGACAGTTACTGGTATTTCAGCTTTTGGAGCACTTGGAATTGGAGGTGGTATTTGGTACTTAAAGAAAGTGAGAGCTAAAGCACCAGTAACATGTGGAG
- the LOC123908930 gene encoding wall-associated receptor kinase 2-like isoform X1 translates to MHSSLIMNFHLIITNKQKPISLLLIIQLIHSFSTLTNSQSTLCRTSCGTIPIQYPFSIDDGCGSPYYRYILSCSDSQKLELRTPSGRYPIHNVSYSDPHIVVTDPFMWNCEDGENYRPTRPFSLDTSTRFKLSPQNQYLFFNCSEENVIVKPKPMFCQQFPEHCDSSCDSASYLCRHLPVCSFAMSGSSCCSYVPKAIESLRLMLMYCSSYASVYWRNVGAPQPYDQVPEYGIRVDFDIPVTTRCLRCQDQSKSGGGTCGFDTQTQNFMCLCKEGNFTTHCNDYDNARHNRNVHVIAGTVTGISAFGALGIGGGIWYLKKVRAKAPVTCGVQTNENRLF, encoded by the exons ATGCATTCATCTCTAATCATGAATTTCCATCTAATCATTACCAACAAACAAAAACCAATCTCATTACTACTAATAATTCAACTCATTCACTCATTCTCAACCCTCACAAATTCTCAATCCACACTTTGTAGAACTTCTTGTGGCACCATTCCAATCCAATATCCTTTTTCCATTGATGATGGTTGTGGAAGTCCATATTACAGATACATTCTTTCTTGTTCAGATTCACAAAAGCTTGAACTAAGAACACCTTCTGGTAGATACCCTATTCATAATGTTAGCTATTCTGATCCACACATTGTAGTAACTGATCCATTCATGTGGAACTGTGAAGATGGTGAAAATTATAGACCAACAAGACCATTTAGTTTAGACACAAGCACACGTTTTAAGCTTTCACCTCAAAATCAGTATCTTTTTTTCAATTGTAGTGAAGAAAATGTTATTGTTAAACCAAAGCCTATGTTTTGTCAACAATTTCCTGAACACTGTGATTCATCTTGTGACAGTGCTAGTTACCTTTGTAGACATTTGCCGGTGTGTTCTTTTGCTATGAGTGGTAGTTCTTGTTGTTCTTATGTTCCAAAAGCTATTGAATCTTTGAGGTTGATGCTTATGTATTGTAGTAGTTATGCTAGTGTTTATTGGAGAAATGTTGGTGCTCCTCAACCTTATGATCAAGTTCCTGAATATGGGATTAGAGTTGATTTTGATATTCCGGTGACGACGCGGTGTCTTCGATGTCAGGATCAATCTAAAAGTGGTGGTGGAACTTGTGGATTTGATACACAGACTCAGAATTTCATGTGTTTATGTAAGGAAGGAAATTTCACTACTCATTGTAATG ATTATGATAATGCAAGGCACAATAGGAATGTTCATGTAATTGCAG GGACAGTTACTGGTATTTCAGCTTTTGGAGCACTTGGAATTGGAGGTGGTATTTGGTACTTAAAGAAAGTGAGAGCTAAAGCACCAGTAACATGTGGAGttcaaaccaatgaaaacaggCTTTTCTAA